One Hermetia illucens chromosome 4, iHerIll2.2.curated.20191125, whole genome shotgun sequence DNA segment encodes these proteins:
- the LOC119654648 gene encoding beta-1,3-glucan-binding protein-like isoform X3, whose product MKLLVVNLLALVALTLAAQPRCDISLTTASGSAVSKNNGFCSGELIFEDNFDKLDFKHWEHESTLGGGGNWEFQWYTNNRSNSYTENGVLHIRPTLTSEVYGEPFLSSGTIDIQGDCTNAAFYGCQRAGTPTNLLNPIRSARLRTLNSFSFKYGRVEVKAKLPAGDWLWPAIWMLPTDSAYGSWPSSGEIDIMESRGNRNLVQDGVNIGAEQVASTLHFGPATEFNAYETAHYSRNTAPGQGYNLDFHRYQMEWTPDRITFKIDDVETGTVNIGSGFWDRGGFAAKYPGLANPWKAGDKSAPFDQEFHLLLNLAVGGVSYFSDSASNPNGKPWNNLSPTAPLEFWNARNAWLNTWNYYVPGNTDSHLQVDYVRVYAL is encoded by the exons ATGAAGTTGTTGGTAGTTAATCTTTTGGCGCTTGTCGCACTAACGTTGGCTGCTCAGCCACGCTGCGATATCTCTTTGACCACGGCCAGTGGATCTGCTGTTAGCAAGAATA ATGGTTTCTGTTCAGGAGAACTGATTTTTGAAGACAACTTTGATAAACTCGATTTCAAACATTGGGAACATGAAAGCACCTTAGGTGGTGGCGGA AACTGGGAATTCCAATGGTATACCAACAATCGTTCCAACTCATATACTGAAAATGGTGTTCTCCACATTAGACCTACCCTCACTTCCGAAGTTTATGGCGAACCCTTCCTTTCATCCGGAACCATAGACATTCAAGGAGATTGTACGAATGCCGCTTTCTATGGATGCCAACGTGCAGGAACCCCAACCAATCTTCTCAATCCAATCCGAAGTGCACGACTCCGCACTTTGAACTCATTCAGTTTCAAATACGGACGAGTTGAAGTTAAGGCTAAACTTCCAGCCGGTGACTGGTTGTGGCCAGCTATCTGGATGCTTCCGACAGACAGTGCATATGGATCATGGCCATCAAGTGGTGAAATCGATATTATGGAATCTCGAGGCAATCGTAATTTGGTTCAAGACGGAGTTAATATCGGAGCAGAACAAGTTGCATCAACTTTACATTTCGGACCAGCTACTGAATTCAACGCCTATGAAACTGCCCATTACTCAAGGAATACCGCACCTGGTCAAGGATACAATTTGGACTTCCATCGTTATCAAATGGAATGGACTCCAGATCGTATTACATTCAAAATTGATGATGTTGAAACTGGAACTGTTAATATTGGAAGTGGTTTCTGGGATCGTGGTGGCTTTGCTGCTAAATATCCTGGTCTTGCGAATCCATGGAAGGCTGGAGATAAATCGGCACCTTTCGATCAAGAG TTCCATCTCCTCCTCAACTTGGCTGTTGGTGGTGTCTCTTACTTCTCCGATAGTGCTTCTAATCCAAATGGTAAACCATGGAATAACTTATCTCCTACTGCTCCCCTTGAGTTCTGGAATGCTCGCAATGCGTGGTTGAACACCTGGAACTACTACGTCCCAGGCAACACTGACTCACATCTCCAAGTGGACTATGTACGAGTTTATGCTTTGTAA